One segment of Cololabis saira isolate AMF1-May2022 chromosome 9, fColSai1.1, whole genome shotgun sequence DNA contains the following:
- the serpind1 gene encoding heparin cofactor 2 produces MVKMWVIAVISAACLLASPSLAGVKELSIHFSDPDPNPRGLEPGAAVDVEAIPLDYHKENTVTNDLIFDGFEDEDYIDFDKILAAGSDDYIEGDEIDEIATPAPDIDIFAEPTDPKIRRARLLRLFHGRSRLQRINIVNARFGFNLYRSLRNDVNQSDNILLAPAGISIAMGMMALAAGPGTHDQIYNALGFAEFVNASHHYDNTTVHKLFRKLTHRLFRRNFGYTLRSVNDVYLKKDVSVKETFRAETKAFYFAEPQSVDFRDPAFLNKANRRIQKLTKGLIKDPLKSVDPNMVLMLLNYLYFKGTWEQKFPKEMTYYRAFRVNEKTNVRVPMMTNKGNYLAAADHELDCDILQLPYTGNISMLIALPRKITGMRNLEQEISPTVVDKWLKNMTNRTREITLPKFKLEQNYDLIVNLKEMGLTDIFQETGDFTRMTSEKVSMNWLKHQGTITVNEEGTEAAALTQVGFMPLSSQIRFTVDHPFLFLIYEHRTDCLVFMGRVVNPTQS; encoded by the exons ATGGTAAAG ATGTGGGTGATCGCTGTCATTTCTGCGGCCTGTCTGCTGGCCAGTCCATCGCTGGCTGGAGTCAAAGAGCTCAGTATTCACTTCAGTGACCCTGATCCCAACCCCCGGGGCTTAGAACCAGGTGCTGCCGTGGACGTAGAGGCCATTCCCTTGGACTACCACAAAGAAAACACCGTCACTAATGACCTCATTTTTGATGGCTTTGAGGATGAAGATTATATTGATTTTGATAAGATTCTGGCCGCTGGCAGTGATGATTACAT AGAGGGGGATGAGATTGATGAGATTGCCACACCAGCCCCAGACATAGATATCTTTGCTGAACCTACTGACCCAAAGATTCGCCGGGCTAGACTTCTGCGGCTCTTCCACGGTCGATCTCGCCTCCAACGCATCAACATCGTGAATGCCCGCTTTGGTTTTAACCTTTACCGAAGTCTTCGGAACGATGTAAACCAGAGTGACAACATCCTGCTAGCACCTGCTGGGATCTCCATCGCCATGGGGATGATGGCTTTGGCGGCCGGGCCTGGAACTCACGATCAGATCTACAACGCTCTAGGATTCGCCGAGTTCGTTAATGCTAGCCATCACTATGACAACACGACGGTGCACAAGCTGTTCAGGAAACTGACGCACAGGCTCTTCAGGAGGAACTTTGGTTACACTCTCCGCTCTGTAAATGATGTCTACCTCAAAAAAGACGTCTCTGTGAAAGAAACCTTCCGTGCGGAGACAAAAGCTTTTTATTTTGCAGAGCCACAGTCAGTAGACTTCAGAGATCCTGCGTTCCTTAACAAGGCCAACCGTCGCATACAAAAACTGACCAAAGGGCTGATCAAAGATCCACTTAAGAGTGTGGATCCAAACATGGTGCTGATGCTACTTAACTACCTGTACTTCAAAG GAACGTGGGAACAGAAATTCCCTAAAGAAATGACTTACTACCGCGCCTTCAGAGTTAATGAGAAGACAAACGTGCGCGTGCCGATGATGACCAACAAGGGGAACTATCTAGCTGCTGCCGACCACGAACTGGACTGCGACATCCTTCAA CTCCCATACACAGGAAACATCAGCATGCTCATTGCCCTGCCGAGGAAAATCACTGGCATGAGGAACTTGGAGCAGGAGATCTCACCGACTGTTGTCGACAAGTGGCTCAAAAACATGACAAACAG GACTCGTGAGATCACATTACCCAAGTTTAAACTGGAGCAAAACTACGACCTGATTGTAAATTTGAAGGAGATGGGCCTCACTGACATATTTCAGGAGACTGGAGATTTTACTAGAATGACCTCAGAAAAAGTTTCCATGAACTGG CTGAAGCACCAGGGAACCATAACGGTGAACGAGGAGGGGACTGAAGCTGCTGCTTTGACCCAAGTGGGCTTCATGCCTCTCTCCTCTCAGATCCGCTTCACCGTGGATCATCCCTTCCTCTTCCTGATCTACGAGCATCGCACAGATTGCCTCGTGTTCATGGGCCGAGTGGTCAACCCCACACAGAGCTAA